Within Legionella birminghamensis, the genomic segment TGTTGAAGCTCTATGTCAGGATCAGTTTCTTCCATATCCCCCATAAGCTCCGAATAATCAGACAACTTTTGTGCCTCCTCCCTGAAAGAAGTTTTTTGGTGTTGGAAGGCGTGGATCAAACGATTGATTGACATAATCATCAGCATAAATGGAGAGAGAATGGTTCCGGCAGTTCCTCCTCCAGAGAGAATTGTACCTGCTATAGTTACTGCAAAAAGTACAAGGCTTGATAAGGCCAGGAGGAATGCGATTGCAATATCCCGCTTAATAACCCGGGTGTCCTCATAGCTTGCCTGATGGATTATTTTTGTCAGACGGTGTATTGCTTCCGGATTGCCAGGCTCCTCAATAACTTTCTGTGCTGCATTCACCGCTTGCCGTAGTTTCTGAATACGCTTTAAAGAGGGTTTATCAGCCCGCAACAGATCAAGAGCGAGATCCTGTGCACAGCTCAAAACAATTTCTGCCTGCTGCTGAAGAAGTTCATGCCTGGCAAAGTGAATTGACTTTTGAAGGGCCTCAAGTGCCGCAAACAAGTCAGAAACTTCATCGGATAAAATTGTATTATCATTAAACTTTGCTGCGTTAACCTCATTTAACAAGGCAGTACGGCGATTAGCTAAATCGCTTTGATTGGTCCAGTCGTCATGTGAACTTGCGAGTCTGGAGGCTCTGCACATTTTATCCATGGAATCGAAGAAGAGCGTTTTACGTTGTTCGCTATTGGAGAAGTAATATAACTGCCCAAGCCCCACGCCAAGGCTTGCGCCTTCAGCAGAAATGATCCAGGCATGGACGGCCATTGATAGTCCATGGCTTGCAACCGCTTCAAATATAGCCAGGCCCAGAAGCGCTGCAGAAACCAGAATATGAATCACTGCATAGCTGGTTTTCTCCCGATCCGCCTGATAGCGGCTGTAATCGCTTTTCTCTACCATATCAGAGAGTTTGATGACTTCTTCTTTATTACCGGGGTTCTGGATAACCCGGGCTGTTTGATTGAAGCAAGCGGTCAATCGTCTGATTTTTTCGATTGAGATTTTTTTATCACCAAGCAGTTCTAGCACTAAATCCTGGCAGGCTAAAAACGCTTTTTCTCCTGCGTTGTAAATCACCTGATTGTGCCTGGCAGCTATTAATTGTTTTGCAATTGCATTCAATGCCGCCACCAGTGCAGTCATTTCCTCGCATAATTTCAATTTCTCTTTATTCTGCTCTGTAAAATGCCCAAAAGCGTTTGTTATTTCAATATTCAAATGACTTGTTAATTCTTTATCAGTTGGAGCGCTTTCGACTGGACGCAGACACGATAAAATTAATCTGGAAGTATTGCTTCGATTCACTAAGGTAAAATGCTCCAGGTTTTCGGAAATATAATCTTTTGTGGCGAAACGGGATCGAGCATAATCGGTGCGAAAAATACCTGCGCGCCCATAATTGACTGCATTCACAACTGAATCGACGATTGCCAGAGGGTAGTGTGCCCATGGGGATGTGTACTTGCGACACTCAAAGGCATTGCTATTGAGCAAACGTCTTAATTGTTTATGATATTTAATATTTTCAGGTTCGTTGTTGCTTTGACGAATTAAATGAGTACAGGCAATGATATTCTTGGCAATGCGCAGTTTTTCTTCATTGGCTATGCGGCTGTTATCTTTTAAAAGACTAATACTGAGCAGATGCAGACGAATTAAAAGCGAATGAAGAGACTCGTTTAGCGGGCATTCTTTTTCTTTGAGTAGAGCTGCAGTTTCTTCCAACTCTCGGGATAAATTATCGGGAAATCCATTAATTGTTCTCTGTTTGATTAGTTGCTCAACCTTCCTTGTTAATCCTGCAACTTCTGATAATTCCGCCATTATTCCCAATCATCGACTGAAGGAGTGCACAGTGTAGCAATAAAAGCTTAAGGAATTCTTAGGGCTTATCCTAAGCTGGCTTGAAAACCATCAAATAAAAAATCAATAAAACAGAGAAGAAAGCAGGCCATCCCAGAATGAACCACATTCTTGCATAGGAATAATATTTACCAGGTAATTTGCATTTAAATTCATCTGCCTGCTTCAGGAATTCATGCATTTTTATCTGCAGCCAAACGACAGGAAGCCAGCAGGCACCGGTAATAATATACAATAATAAACTCCAGATAATCCATTTACTGGTAACAGGATAATGCAGGATGGCCATTAACCAGAACCCAGTCAGCGGTTGAATGATGACTGCTGGTGCGGTAAAAATCCAATCCGCTATGACTACATTTTTAGCAGCAAAACGCATGGCATCAAGATTACCGCTCTGATTGGCACGCCACATGTAAAAGGCGCTGCCAAGGCCTGTGCCGAATAATAGGGTAGAACTAAGAATATGAATATATTTCAGAATGAAATAGGACATATGGCCGGCCTTTTCCTGGGTTTTTCTGCTCTCTGTATTCATGCAGCATAAAATGCTTTTGCTATAAATAAAAGAAGAGAGGAGAAAATTATGACATCCATTAAAAAAGATAAAGCGAAAGACCACCCCGAAATCAAGGAGATCAAAAATGTCTGTGACGTGACGCCTGATTCGGGCAAACCCGTATGCAACGCGGTTAATAAAGAAAGAAAAAAAACAACGGACGAACCCTCCAGTAAAGCCTAAAGCGGTTTTTCGCCTGGAATTATTTCCGGTGTATAAATGGGGTCCGGCTCAGGGATATTGACTGGTTCCGGCTCTGGATCATTCTCAGGATTGGGTTCTGGCTGGGTATCGGGTATTGGTTCTACCGATTCGGGTATGGAGGGAATTTCGTTCGGTTTTTCAGGGATTTCATCAGTATTCTGTTGCAAGTCGTGAGTGCTCATGATAAATATTTCCTTATGTTGATTTTAATCAATGCATAGCAATTAAAAATACATCAGCGTTCTTTCTTTTAAGTATGGCAGCTGATGGCATAAATTAACAACAGGGATGAAATAGCGGCGAGGGAAACATGTTTGAATTTGAAAAACTAAAAAAACATCACATTGAGACCGTTTTTTCCTGGTTGGCTGAGCCTCATATGCTGGAGTTTTGGGACAACAGTCAGGAACACAAAGACGATATTATCAGTTTTGTGAATGGAAGAACTACTCCTTCCAATTACTTTTCGGGAATTGTCAGTTACTGGATTGGCTCTATCAATACAAATCCCTGCTGTTTTATATTAACGTCTCCATTAACACCCGATGATATTTGTCCTCAGATCCTTGCTGATCACCGTTCGACTACCGGCATGACGTATTGCATTGATTTTGGAATAGGTAACAAAGCGTTTCTGGGTAAAGGTTATGCGAGCGGGGCGCTGCGGGAATTTATTAATTTCTTTCGTAATAGTATTGATCCCACTGCTGATACTTTTTTCATTGATCCAGATGACAATAATCCGCGCGCGCAACATGTTTATGCGAAAGCCGGTTTTAAGACCGTGGGTGATTACATCATGGACAGGGGAGTGTTTGAGGGCCAAAAAACCTGTTTAATGGTCCAAACATTTTAATGTTTTGCAGAGACTCTATCTGAATCGTCATTGCGGGCCTTGGCGAAGCAAACCAGATCGGCGCTTCATCTGGCATTGTTCTGGGTTGCTTCACTTTGTTCGCAAAGACAGAGTCTACAAATCCCGATAAATTTACTTCAAATTTCTTCTAATAATCAAATATCTAACCTGATTCCGCAATGCTATAACTTATTAAAAAATTGACAATTTTGTTGAATTTGAGACAATGGTTCAGCAAAAAAATGTGCAAAAAGGCAGGAAGATTTTTTATGCAAGCTAAAATAGAGAGCGGTCATTCAGAGGATAATGCGGTTCAAATTCCGGTGGGCATTAATCCAGAGATTCGGCTTTTGATTTGTGATATTGATAATACCCTGGCTTATTTAAGACAAGGTAAAGATGATGGTCCTGCTCATCTAAGACAAAATAGATACGCTTCTATTCTTAACCACGATCTGATAATTCCCTTATTGCGCTGGGCTTCCCTGATAATGCCGCTTGGAATTGATACTGCAAGGGACAGAAGGCTCGATAATGATATAGGCTCAAGTGGCGGCGCCTCCATCACTGATTTGAGAAAATTCTTTGAAAGGTTCAACATTCACTTCAATGACAATTTTATTATCGCCAGTGAGGATGTTACCGAGTTTCGGGACACATTGAAAAGCCAATATAATAAGCTTGACGCTGAGGAAAAGCCGCGATTTATACAATTCATAAAAGAGAAAAATGCCGACCTCCATTTTATTATGAAGTTATATAATGAGTCTGGCATAGGCAAACCCATCAAACCGGAAGAAATTTTAATTCTGGATGACAGTGAAGGAGTGATTGTCTGGGCGCAAAAGGCCGGCTTTAAAGCCCTTCATGTCAAGCATGATTTTAATGGGATAGGGACATTGGACGTAGAGTACGCTTATGAACTTGCCCGCATCCTCGGTCTGGAAAGCTATATCAAAGATGTGGAGGAGCATCCCGAAGCCCATAGTAATGATCCGGTGATTTTTTCCTCCACTGCGCAGGAATATATGGCTGCAAAAAAAGCCAGAAAAGAAAACAAGCCGGTTGTACGCCTCCCGGTACATCCATTGCTTGATGATATGCTGATGCATTTCATCAAGGATCCAAGAGAGGTACTTCTGTTATTAAAGCAGCTGCATGGCCGTGACAGTTTTTCCCAGGTTATCGATGAGGAATATGATTTTGCGGTGGATACGCAGGAAGGGCAAAGCGCATCAGTCAGGCAAACCTTGTTAGGCTATTCAACACAGGAGAATGCATTTTATCGGGTCAAGAGCTTATTAGCACTGGGAGCGTATCCAAATCAGCCATTTGATCTTTGTCTATATGAAGGGCAAGTAGAATCTCCCGGTAGAGGACTCGCTAAACCCCGGGTATTCAGACAAATCAAACCATTAACGGCAGCAGTGATCCTCGGAGATGATTTCGATATTTTGGAGGCACTTGTTAATCATAATGCGCAAATTGATTTCATGTGTGACGATAATTCTGTTCTTCAAATTGCATTAGAAAAATTCCGGGGTAAATTGCTGGGTCGAAAATGTTCTCAACTGGAGCAGCAATCTCTTTACAAGCAGATAAGACTAATTGTTGCCTCGATGCAAAAACAACATGGTTTAGACACTTATTTCAAACACTTGTATATAGCCTTCCCTGTCATCATGCAAATGGAGGATGCTAATGTTCTGGCTATTTTTTTAAACAATTTGAATGCCGGTCAAAGAAGCATTTTATATTCTTCAATTGACCTGTCAGGACGAAAAGATAATGATTTTTACCAGCAGTTGATGATTGAATTTTTCCTGGATCACCCCTTAAAATCAATAAAGAAGACAATTCCATCCAGACATTCTGGGGAAATACAAGCTGTTATAGCAGGGGAATCTTCAGCTTTTTCAGATAGTGATTATGGTGCCGCTAAAGGGGTTTTGGAGTTTCTTACACGAAGAAACGCCACTTCTCCCGGCCAGCCTAAGACTTCAGGAAGTAAGGTAATACCTGCGGGTATCTTTAGATTATCGTCTGAACTCTTTGCTGATGAAAAACTACTTAAAAGACATTTTTTTTCACATTTTTTACAGTCTTGCCTGCGCACATCCCTCAGTGGAATGCGTGTTAGAAGCCTTTTAAATATTTTTCTTTCTATTCTGGAAAATACTGAAAGCGCAGCTGAGAAAAGGAAAGGAGATGAGTGGGATGTGAATGTGCATTACCTATCTCAGGAAAACCAACTGAGTTCATGCCTGCTTGGTTGCGCTATCCAATCAAATAACCCCTGGTTTACAAATCGCTTGCTAAAAGCAGGGGTTAAACCAAACCATTACTTTGATTTGGATCCCGACTACCGCCAGGTTCCTCCACTGAATGCAGCTATTATTGGCCAATGCGATACGCAAATTGTCCAGGATCTGATAAAAGCTGGAGCTGAAATCAAAGTATGGGTTAGGAAATCATCTCAGGCCGAGAAAGAATCAATTTTAAACCTGATCATTACAAGAATTTGCAACCATGCTAATTACTCCCGCCGCAAGGAATTGTTGGAGCAGCTACAGGCTGTTATTCGAGTGATTATCACACAGCAAGGAGTTGATGCTTACTTCGATGCCTTACTGCCTGCCCGCGCCTTAATCATGAAGAGCAAGGACAGCAGGCTAATGACTACCTGTTTTGGCCTATTACCGCGTAATTTCAAAGAAAGCTTATGGTATGGGTTTGCTTCAGATAATTTGTATCCTGAGCATTCAATTGAGCCTACAGATTTCAAATTAAAATATGATATGGAGTTTTTCTTTCAAATGAAGGACGAAGAGTTGCCCCTGTTGAATGGGCGCTTTAAACGCGTCCTTTCATTTATTCAGCCGGAACGCAATTTGCTTCATCCATGGCGCTTGCGCCTGCAAGCTGCATTTCCGAATGTTGAAGAGCCAGTCACCATGGAGAAAACGCCAGAAAGCCGCTCGCTTGCATGGCTCGTAGAGTCACAGGAAAAAGATGATCCCAAGCCGCTCTTAAAACGCCTTGAGCAATTCAGCCTGTATATCAATCGCCTGGCTGAGACCGTTATAATTGACTCAAACCAGATAAAAAGTTTAATGCTTTCCTGCTATTTTGCAGTACAAGAACTGCTAAACTCTTCCATTTTTAACCGTCATTTCTCACAGCAGCTCAAGCCAATTGAGGAGCTATATGATTTCCTAAAGAAATCACTACAGGGCTCCCTGACGGCAGAGTATCAGTCCAAAAAGCAGTCAGCAATCAGCCTGTCGCATTATCGAAGCTCCAGGAGTGCATTGTTTGGCGCCGCTCCTGTTACCGAGGTAACACCAGATAGTTCAGGGGTGGGCTTATCGTCAAGCCGCTAGGCTGGTTCAGTAATGGTCCCCCCGGTCGCAGCCCTAAGTATCTATACAAATATTTCCCCCGTCCGAATCCCCGCGGCTGCGACACCGAATCCCGGGGCACCGACACCCCGCGGCATCGACACCGACACCCCGCGGCATCGACACCGAATCCCCGTGGCACCGACACCGAATCCCCGCGGCATCGACCGCGGGGCCCATACCTGTTGAAGTAGAATGGTTCTCAGACAAGTTTCAATGTTGCCAAAGAATAGGGTTTAACAGGTAGTCATAAACAAGTGTACTTAACATTAAAATTGGCTTCGTGTGGGCCCCGCGGTCAAAGCCGCGGGGATTCGATAGCTTTTAATTCTCATGCACTTGTGTAGATAGCTATAGGTCGAAGGCGCGGAGATACGTAAAAGTGGTAAGTATCCAGCGCTAGCAACCGTATCCCCGCTGCTTCGTGTACAGCCCAGCTAAACTCTACTGACAAAGCTTTTGCAGATAGTCATAGGCTTTTTTTGCGTATTCTAAAGGAGGGGCTTTTTCCGGATCTTGCTCCGCTTCAACGAGCAGCCATCCCTGGTAGCCCATTTGTTTAAGTTCAGAGATAATTGGGGCGAAGTCAATCATACCATCTCCTGGCACTGTAAAAACTCCTTCGCGCACCGCATCCATAAAACATAGTTTTTCCTGAACCAGCTTATCATAGACCGCCTTGCGTATATCCTTTAAATGCACATATTTAATTCGATCCCTGTATGTTCGTAAAAGCGTCATGGGATGAATTCCAGCTAAAGCCGCATGACCGGTATCCAATAGTAAAGAGAGAAGATCCGGACTTGTATTTTGCATCAGAAAGTCAATTTCTTCTGCATTGAAAACACCGGTGCCCGCATGGTAATGATAGACAAGCTGCATATCGTGGTCATGTGCGATGCGCCCAATTGCATGCAAACCTTGGATTAGGTTGTTCCATTGCTCCTCATTGAACACGGGCTTGGTTTGGCCCAGTACCGGCTGCGTTGTTCCCTGGATGGCATGCCCGCATTCACAGACGTTAATAAATTTTGAGTCCATAGCACGCATAAAGCTCATGTGATCCAGAAAGCGGCTTAGTGTTCGCTGATAATTTTCCTTTTCAGTGAAATGCGTGCTAAACCAGGCGCTGCTTAGCTTAAGGCCTGTTTCATCCAGAGTTGCCTTCAGGAAAGAAGGATCGCGGGGAAATTTGTTCCCTAATTCAGTTCCTTGATAGCCTGCTTGTACCATCTCACTGATGCATTGTTCAAAGCTGATATCGCCTCCGAGATGTGGATCGTCATCATTACACCAGTTAATTGGAGCAATTCCCAGTTTCATATTGCCACTCCTTAGAACAGTTTTGCATTTTCGATTTGTAACTGCATTTTGTCATAAGCCGCTTTTACTTTTTCAGACTTTGAAACTTCTGCAATGCCGACGCGCCACCATGTTTCATAACCGCGGCTCATCGTCCCCGGCAGGACAGGCAAAACAATAACTGTGCTCAGAATGCTTTGTCTTGCGGTTTCCAATGCGGCCTGGAAATTGTCGTAACTGTCTGCATAAATGGCTTTTGCCCCTAAAGCTTTCGCATACTGACAAAAGTCAATCTGAAGGTAATCCCCACTTAGCTGGTTGTTTTTCTGGGATCGGTAGCGAAATTCATTGCCAAATCCCATACTTCCGTGGGCTTCCTGCAGATTGCGAATGCATTGATAACCATGATTATCGAATAGAATGACAGTAATTTTCAGCCCTTCCTGGATGCAGGTCAATAATTCAGAATGCAGCATGATATAGCTGCCGTCGCCCACCAACACATAGACTTCGCCGTTTTTTTCCCCTTTTGCCATCCGTACACCCAAACCGGCAGAAATTTCATAGCCCATGCAGGAATAGGCATATTCAAGATGATAATCCTTCACCGCTTTTGATTGCCATAAACGATGCAAATCGCCTGGCAGACTGCCAGCAGCACCAATTATGACATCTTCTTTACTGGTAAACTGATTCAGTAAGCCAATAATGGCAGTCTGATGCAATCCATTGGCTGTATTTGCTGGGAGCGAACATACCTTGTTTACTTCGTTCTGCCAGGTCAACCGGGTTTGTTGAATGTGATTTTGGTATGCAATGGATGTTTCATAATTACTTATCGCTTTCGATAATTGGACAAGCCCGGATTTAGCATCACCTTTTAAAACCAGACTATTCATTTTGATAGCGTCATAGCGGCTGATATTCAGATGGATAAACTGGCAGTGTTCATTTTTGAATCCCCATTTTGAAGCAGTAGTAAAATCCTGCAGGCGTGAACCGACCACTAAAATCAAATCCGCCTGGGCAGCCAATAAATTAGCGGCTTCAGAACCGGTTACTCCAATTCCGCCAACATTCATGGGATGTGATGCGGGAAGGGCGCTTTTACCTGCCTGGGTTTCTGCAACGGGTATGTCGTGCTTCAGGGCGAACTCAGCAAGGGTTTCTGCAGCCAGGGAGTAATGGATACCCCCACCTGCAATAATGAAGGGTTTCTGTGCTTTTGCCAGTAAATTAGCTGCCTCATCGATAGCTTGCTGGCTGACTGTTTCCCGATCAATCCGCCATATTCGTTTGCCAAAAAAGCTCACCGGATAATCATAGCTTTCTGATTGGACATCCTGGGGCAGGCAGAGGGTCACTGTGCCGGTTTCCGCTGGATCTGTGAGAACTCTAAATGCATTCATACAGGCAGTCATTAGTTGCTCAGGTCGTTGAATTCTGTCCCAGTATTTACTGACCGGTTTGAAGCAGTCATTTACTGAAACCGTATAGTCATGCGCTGCTTCCAATTGCTGTAAAACAGGATCGGGTTGGCGGCAGCTGAAAATATCGCCTGGAAGTAAAAGCAAGGGGATGCGATTCGTTGTTGCAGTAGCTGCTGCTGTAATCATATTGGTTGCGCCGGGGCCAATTGAAGAAGTACAGACAAATATCCCCAGACGGTTTCGTTGTTTGGCAAAAGCAGTGGCTGCATGGGCCATGCCTTGCTCATTATGGCCCTGATAATATGTCAGCCCACAGGCATCAAATTCCAGTGCTTCGCCAATGCCAGTGACATTGCCATGCCCGAAAATACCAAAAACGCCCTGAACGAAACGATATTCGATACTATCGAGTTTTACATATTGATTAGCGAGGAAGCGCAGTAAAGCCTGCGCCATGGTCAGTTTGATGGTGTTCATTAGATAGTGCTCTTCCTAAATAAATTTCCAGGCTCTGCGATTCGCTATGGGCGAACGAGTCCAATCGTGTTCTCTGACAAAAACTGGCTGTTTATACGCCTCATTAGGCAAATGCCTTATAACCCACAGGGTATAGAGGGAATATCCCGGGGCGGTACAATGGGCATGGGTCTGGTTGGCTGAAATTTGATAGGTATCGCGATGATGGATTCGGAGAGTATGCTCGCCATTTTCCGCCAGTGCAAAGCCTCTTGGTTCTGAAAAACGATAATGATAGATTTCAGGCTGAGGGTGATAATGAGATGGATAGCTCGACCAGCGTCCCTGAAAGCTGATAATTTCACCCACCACCAGATTAGATTGCGGGCGATTACGTTTATCAAATACGGTGCGAACGATACGATAAGCCGTATTTTCCAGCTGCTGCTGGCCTCGATGATCAGTTTCCAGCATATTGTCCTCAGTAAAAATTACAGGCTCAAATCGGTCGGAATTTTCTGTTTCCATAATCATCAATTCACAATCGCTAAGCGCATGCACAGACGCTTGCGTATTACTTGGGCAGTGAAGGACGGTTGGATTTTCAGCAAAATAATCGCAGCGCTCCGCCAGTACTTGCTGTTGGTTAAAATGAAAATTGACCCTTCCGGTCATCAACAAGGCTGCAAATTCAAATAATGGGTTAAATTGAAAAGACTCTCCCTTTCTCAAACGCAGTGAATGGAAGTTCATTTGCATTTGATAAGGATTGTCCGCCATTTCCACAATTGGATTAATCCCATCTTTAAATGGGCCAGCAGTAATTATTTGCGGCGTTTTTTTATGCAGCTGACCAAGCACCTCGC encodes:
- the iolD gene encoding 3D-(3,5/4)-trihydroxycyclohexane-1,2-dione acylhydrolase (decyclizing), whose amino-acid sequence is MNTIKLTMAQALLRFLANQYVKLDSIEYRFVQGVFGIFGHGNVTGIGEALEFDACGLTYYQGHNEQGMAHAATAFAKQRNRLGIFVCTSSIGPGATNMITAAATATTNRIPLLLLPGDIFSCRQPDPVLQQLEAAHDYTVSVNDCFKPVSKYWDRIQRPEQLMTACMNAFRVLTDPAETGTVTLCLPQDVQSESYDYPVSFFGKRIWRIDRETVSQQAIDEAANLLAKAQKPFIIAGGGIHYSLAAETLAEFALKHDIPVAETQAGKSALPASHPMNVGGIGVTGSEAANLLAAQADLILVVGSRLQDFTTASKWGFKNEHCQFIHLNISRYDAIKMNSLVLKGDAKSGLVQLSKAISNYETSIAYQNHIQQTRLTWQNEVNKVCSLPANTANGLHQTAIIGLLNQFTSKEDVIIGAAGSLPGDLHRLWQSKAVKDYHLEYAYSCMGYEISAGLGVRMAKGEKNGEVYVLVGDGSYIMLHSELLTCIQEGLKITVILFDNHGYQCIRNLQEAHGSMGFGNEFRYRSQKNNQLSGDYLQIDFCQYAKALGAKAIYADSYDNFQAALETARQSILSTVIVLPVLPGTMSRGYETWWRVGIAEVSKSEKVKAAYDKMQLQIENAKLF
- a CDS encoding GNAT family N-acetyltransferase produces the protein MFEFEKLKKHHIETVFSWLAEPHMLEFWDNSQEHKDDIISFVNGRTTPSNYFSGIVSYWIGSINTNPCCFILTSPLTPDDICPQILADHRSTTGMTYCIDFGIGNKAFLGKGYASGALREFINFFRNSIDPTADTFFIDPDDNNPRAQHVYAKAGFKTVGDYIMDRGVFEGQKTCLMVQTF
- the iolE gene encoding myo-inosose-2 dehydratase, translating into MKLGIAPINWCNDDDPHLGGDISFEQCISEMVQAGYQGTELGNKFPRDPSFLKATLDETGLKLSSAWFSTHFTEKENYQRTLSRFLDHMSFMRAMDSKFINVCECGHAIQGTTQPVLGQTKPVFNEEQWNNLIQGLHAIGRIAHDHDMQLVYHYHAGTGVFNAEEIDFLMQNTSPDLLSLLLDTGHAALAGIHPMTLLRTYRDRIKYVHLKDIRKAVYDKLVQEKLCFMDAVREGVFTVPGDGMIDFAPIISELKQMGYQGWLLVEAEQDPEKAPPLEYAKKAYDYLQKLCQ
- a CDS encoding DUF2269 family protein, whose product is MNTESRKTQEKAGHMSYFILKYIHILSSTLLFGTGLGSAFYMWRANQSGNLDAMRFAAKNVVIADWIFTAPAVIIQPLTGFWLMAILHYPVTSKWIIWSLLLYIITGACWLPVVWLQIKMHEFLKQADEFKCKLPGKYYSYARMWFILGWPAFFSVLLIFYLMVFKPA